In Trichocoleus sp., the DNA window ACGATTAAAGGCGAACATAAAGCGAATATCAGCGTTGAGAGCGTCATCTTCAAAAACAGCGTTGCAGACAAAGGAGGTGGGGCGATCTTTAGCGGCTGGGAGAACAACCTCACTGTCACAAACTCCCAGTTTGACGGCAATAAAGCAGTTGCGGGAAATGATGAGCGTGGTGCAGGAGCAATCGCTTTTCTCAGTCCAGGCAATTTCATTGTTCGCAACAGCAGCTTTACCAACAACCAGGGCATCAACGGTGGAGCGATTAACAGCCTGAATGGAAAGCTGACGATCGAAAATTCGCGCTTCGTCAACAACAGCACTCTGGCAGCCAGCTACGCAACCGGACAACAAAATCCTGACTTACGGGGCTACGGCGGCGCAGTTTATACCGATCGAGCCAGCAGCACCAATGAAGCCTCTGGCAGCATTCGGATTGTCAACAGCAGTTTTGAAGGCAATAAAGGTAAGGCAGAAGGCGGAGCCGCTTATCTGTATACCGGCACTCAAGACAGCGTGACGATCGAATCGAGCAGCTTCAAAAACAATGAAGTGCAAGCACTCCCGCAAGGAAACGGCGGCAATGGGGGAGGTGTCGTCGTCATGTCAAACGGACTGAACAAAGGGTTAAATATTAGCGGCAGTTCGTTTATCAGCAATACCGCATCCAGTCAGGGCGGTGGTTTGTGGATGATGGGTGCGCCTACCACAATCACCAACAGCACTTTTTCTGGTAACAAAACAACTGGAACTGACTATAACCGCGTTGGCGGAGCAATGACGCTTTACAGCGATACCAGCATTACCAATTCGACCATTGCAGACAATAAAGCAGGCTGGGTTGGCGGCGGTATTTCTGCACCCGATAGTGCAAAAGTGAGTGTCAAAAACACCATTTTTTCCAACAACACTGCTGATAATGGCACGAATAACTGGGGAATTCAGCAACACACCAATCGTGAATTGATTGACAACGGCGGTAATATGCAGTTTCCACCAAAAAAAACCAGCAACGGGAACGATTATAATGCCACTGCACAAGTCAAACTGGTGAATCCACTGCTTGGTTCTCTGCAAGATAATGGCGGCGGATTACTGACTTATGCGCTATTGCCTGGCAGTCCGGCGATTAATAGCGGAATTGCAGCAGGTGCTCCTAAAACTGATGGGCGGGGCTACAGCCGAGCCGATGGTTTAGTCGATATTGGTGCTTTTGAAGTCGGTGCAGCTGCCCCCGCTGGAAGTCCACCTGGAAGCCCATCTGGAAACCCATCTGGCAGCCCCACAACAGGCACAACTGGCGGCGCTGGAAAAGATGTCCTTACGGGCACACCTGGCAACGATGTGATGGCAGGCGGACTAGCAGCCGATACCTTGACCGGGGGCGCAGGTGCCGATCGATTCAGATATGCCGGAACCTCCCAAGCCCTTGCTTTCGCGAACTCCCGCGTCAATGCTCCCGATCGACTCACCGATTTCAATCCAGGCGAGGGGGATCGAA includes these proteins:
- a CDS encoding choice-of-anchor Q domain-containing protein, producing MSDIITVTSTADSGAGSLRAAIAAATPGSTIQFAGNLANQTITLTSGQIEIAAGKTLTIDGSAASGLTISGNNASRIFHVNSNQDFPTSVNLKSLTLANGYTNEQGGTIKGEHKANISVESVIFKNSVADKGGGAIFSGWENNLTVTNSQFDGNKAVAGNDERGAGAIAFLSPGNFIVRNSSFTNNQGINGGAINSLNGKLTIENSRFVNNSTLAASYATGQQNPDLRGYGGAVYTDRASSTNEASGSIRIVNSSFEGNKGKAEGGAAYLYTGTQDSVTIESSSFKNNEVQALPQGNGGNGGGVVVMSNGLNKGLNISGSSFISNTASSQGGGLWMMGAPTTITNSTFSGNKTTGTDYNRVGGAMTLYSDTSITNSTIADNKAGWVGGGISAPDSAKVSVKNTIFSNNTADNGTNNWGIQQHTNRELIDNGGNMQFPPKKTSNGNDYNATAQVKLVNPLLGSLQDNGGGLLTYALLPGSPAINSGIAAGAPKTDGRGYSRADGLVDIGAFEVGAAAPAGSPPGSPSGNPSGSPTTGTTGGAGKDVLTGTPGNDVMAGGLAADTLTGGAGADRFRYAGTSQALAFANSRVNAPDRLTDFNPGEGDRIQLDFDNNPATLQRPKGMFNAGRLTGANLEAAARLAFQDKNQKQKGKQELQINEAVTFQWRNRSFIGVNDNTKTFAANRDFLVEATGTQLIGQDATAGQLSVNNYFA